Within the Maribacter sp. BPC-D8 genome, the region AACTATTTCAACCCATTCGCCACCGAACAGTTTAGTCTGTTCTATTTTTTGCTTAGGCGTAACCGAAGGCATATAAATAGTCCCTTTAATTTTTAAATGAAAGCAAGCAAAAGCCACACCCTGTGCATGATTACCTGCACTGGCACAAATAACACCTTTTGCTCGTTCTTCTTCGGTTAAAGAGCTTATTTTGTTGAAAGCACCTCTAATTTTATAAGAACGTACGCGTTGCAAATCTTCGCGCTTTAAACGAACTTGACAGTTATACTGTTTAGACAAACGAATACTTTCTGTTAGCGGAGTAACCTCTGAAATTTCAGAAATGGTCTGTGCAGCTTTTAAAACATCATCTAATTTAGGAAAATATGCTGGCTTTGTACCTTTCATATTAAATACTTTCTATTATTAAAAATTTTATAACTCGTACGAAACCTAAATTGTCCGCTTAAGAACACTTCTTGTAAAACCACAACCCATATAGGGTCATATTTCTCAGAATGAACTTAACCGGACAATCGGTATATCTATAAAAGATTATAAAACTATACGATAGGCTTCATTGCCGTCATTGACTCACGTAAACGTGTACCAACGATTTCTACCGGATGCGTACGTAACGCTTTGTTTATTGCAATTAACTGTGCATTATCAACGTCATTATCGATATTTCCAGAGAAGTTTGTACCAATAACATCAGTATCAATACCTTTCATGAAGTCAGTTAATAAAGGCTTACAAGCATGATCAAAAAGGTAACAACCATATTCAGCTGTATCAGAAATAACACGGTTCATTTCAAACAATTTCTTACGCGCGATTGTGTTTGCAATTAACGGAGTTTCATGTAAAGACTCGTAGTATGCAGATTCAGCGATAATACCAGATTCTGTCATTGCCTCGAAAGCCAATTCAACACCAGCTCTTACCATAGCAACCATTAACACACCGTTGTCATAGAATTCTTGTTCTGTAATTTCTTGACTACCAGCAGGTGTTTTCTCAAAAGCAGTTTCACCTGTTGCAGCTCTCCACGTTAATAAATTCTTATCATCATTTGCCCAATCTTCCATCATCGTTTTTGAGAAATGACCTGTCATAATATCATCCATATGCTTTTGAAACAACGGACGCATAATATCTTTTAGCTCTTCGGATAATTCAAAAGCCTTTACTTTAGCAGGATTAGTAAGACGGTCCATCATATGTGTAATACCACCGTACTTCATTCCTTCAGTAATAGTTTCCCATCCGTATTGAATCAGTTTAGAAGCATAACCAGCATCAATTCCTTTCTCAATCATTTTATCGAAACAAAGAATAGAACCTGTTTGCAACAAACCACAAAGAATAGTTTGCTCTCCCATTAAATCTGATTTTACTTCAGCAACAAAAGAAGACATTAAAACACCTGCTCTATCACCACCAGTACCTACAGCATAAGCTTTCGCTTGCTCTAGTCCTTTACCTTGATGGTCGTTATCTGGGTGAACCGCTATTAAAGTTGGTACACCAAAACCTCTTTTATATTCTTCACGTACTTCTGATCCCGGACACTTTGGCGCAACCATAATTACCGTAATATCTTCACGTATTTGCATACCTTCTTCTACGATATTAAAACCGTGAGAATACGAAAGTGTAGCATCTTTTTTCATTAAAGGCATAACCGCACTAACCACAGCAGTATGTTGCTTGTCTGGAGTAAGGTTAATTACAACATCGGCAGTAGGAATCAATTCTTGGTAGGTACCCACTGTGAATCCGTTTTCAGAGGCATTTACAAAAGATTGTCTTTTTTCTTTTATAGCAGCATCACGAAGTGTATAAGAAATATCTAAACCAGAATCTCTCATGTTCAACCCTTGGTTCAAACCTTGAGCACCACAACCTACGATTACAATTTTTTTGCCTTTTAAAGCATTTACACCATCTGCAAACTCAGCCGAATCCATGAAGCGACATTTTCCAAGTTGCGTTAATTTATCTCTTAATGATAGCGTATTAAAATAATTGGCCATTTTGTATTTACTTTATTTGATTATTGTTATGATTCTTTATTAAAATTCTTTTAGTATCGCTGAAATTTTCATTTCATCTTTTGTAACCGAAATACGGCCAGAGCGTACAAACTGCATAATGCCATACGGCTTTAATTGATCGTACATTTCTTCAATCTCATTTCTTCTACCGCTTTTGGCGATAACAAAAAAGTCTCTTGATACTGTGACGATCTGTGCATTGTTATCTTTTATGATGTTCTGAATTTGACGTTCATCAAATAAGAGTCCTGATGCTATTTTAAATAAAGCAGATTCTTGATATATAGTCTCATCATCGGTATGATAATATGCTTTTATAACTTCTATTTGCTTCTCGATCTGACCGACAATATTATGCACCCATTTTTCGGTTGTATGTGCTACAATCGTAAATTTAGAAACATCATCAATCTCTGATTTAGAAACATTTAGACTCTCTATATTAATATGTCTCTTTAAAAATATACCTGATATTCTGTTCAGTAATCCAACATTGTTTTCTGAATATACCGATATTGTAAACCATTTATTTTCCATAAGCTCTAATTACCTATTCCTCTTTACAAGAGGATTTTATGGTGTCATTATAATTAATCTATATTATTTCTTTACGGCCATAATTAAGCCTGTTGACCAATTCATTTTAGTCAATTGTAAATCTTCTCGCTTTTCTAAATACGCCGTCAATTCAATCACATTATCCTCATGACCAGCTGGCCAATTCGGTTGTTTTGTCATATCATCGATAATGTAAAATCCGCCAACATGAAGTAAATCTAAAACCTCATCGATCTCACTGTACTTACCTGGCCAGGCATCTGCAAAAATCAAATCAAATTTTGTACCTGAATATTCCTTGATCCAATCGGTACCATCTTTACAAATAACCTCAACCCTATCATCGTTACCAAAATAACTTGTAGCTATTGAAATTAACGCTGGGTCATTATCTACGGATATCAATTTAGAATCAGCATCCATACCTTCAATCATCCAAGAAAGACTAAGACCAATACCAGTACCAATTTCTAAAAATCTACCTTTTGGCTTAGATGCTATCAAAGTTTTGAGAAAGCTACCAACGTACAAGTCTGAGGGCATCGTAAATCCGATTTCTTCAGATTTACGAGTAATCTCTGTATGCATTTTCGGAATATCTTGTATGTTAGTATCGTTCATGAGATAGCTCTTTTCTCTTATTTATTTCAATCTAACATCAGAAACCGAAGCACCAGAAGGTATCATTGGGAAAACATTACCTTCTTGTTCTACCTTAACCTCTAAAAAATAAGCTTCTTTAGAAGCCATCATTTCTTGAATTGTAGATTTTAAATCTTTACGTTCAGAAATTCGTTTTGCCTCAATACTATAACCTTCCGCTATTTTTACAAAATCAGGATTCACCATTACGGTAGATGCATATCTTTTCTCAAAGAACAACTCTTGCCATTGGCGAACCATACCTAAGTGCTCGTTGTTCAACACAACAATCTTAACAGGTACTTTATGTTGAAAAATTACACCCAATTCTTGAATAGTCATTTGGTAACCACCATCACCAATGATAGCAACCACTTCCCTCTCCATAGCTCCCATTTTGGCACCGATAGCGGCAGGTAAAGCAAAGCCCATAGTACCTAACCCGCCAGAAGTAATATTACTTTTAGACTGGGAAAATTTGGCATATCTACAAGCTATCATTTGGTGCTGACCTACATCAGAAACAATAACTGCTTTATTATTTGAAGCTAAATTGATTTCTTCAATCACCTCACCCATGGTCAAACCATTTTTAGTCGGGTGAATGTCTTTGTTTATAATAGTATCGAACTCAATTTTATATTTCTCTTTAAAGATATTATGCCAAGCATCATGGTTATTATCATTAACCAATGGTAATAACAACCCTAAAGTTTCTTTTGAGTTACCTAAAACAGCAACATCGGCATGCACATTCTTATTAATCTCTGCAGGGTCAATTTCAAAGTGAATTACCTTGGCTTGCTTTGCATAGTAATCTAAATTACCAGTTACACGATCATCAAAACGCATACCTATTGCAATTAATAAGTCGCATTCATTCGTTAAAACGTTTGGTCCGTAATTACCATGCATACCTACCATACCGACATTTAGTGGATGAGAAGTATCTAAAGCCGAAGCTCCCATGATAGTCCAAGCTGCAGGTATACCCGCTTTTTCAACTAAAGCTTTCAGTTCTTGTTCTGCCTTACCAAGAATAACACCTTGCCCCCAAACGATAAATGGTTTTTTGGCGCTGTTGATCAAATCAGCAGCTGCCTGAATCGCACTCATTTTCGGTTTTGGAAACGGCTTATAACTACGAACAGCAGTACATTTCTCATAAGAGAAATCGAAGGCATCTATTTGTGCATTTTTAGTGATATCAATTAATACCGGACCTGGTCTACCAGATTTAGCAATGTAAAAAGCTTTTGCCATTACTTCTGGTATTTCAGAAGCTTCAGTAATTTGATAGTTCCATTTAGTTACCGGAGTAGAAATACCAATAATATCAGTTTCTTGAAAGGCATCGGTACCTAGTAATTGTCTAGTAACCTGACCTGTAATGCAGACCATAGGTGTTGAATCTATCTGCGCATCTGCAAGACCGGTAACTAAATTTGTTGCACCAGGACCAGAAGTTGCTATCGCAACACCGACTTTACCTGAAACTCGAGCATACCCTTGAGCAGCATGCGTAGCACCCTGTTCATGTCTTGTAAGAATATGCGTTAACTTATCTTGAAACTTATATAGTTCATCGTAGACGGGCATAATTGCGCCACCAGGGTAGCCATACATTGTTTCGACCCCTTCGGCCAACAAACAATGAATTAATGCCTCTGCTCCAGAAATCTTAATAGTTTTCTTGGAATCTGTACCTTTTTTCTTCTCTTTTACTGTTTCCATAATTAATAATCAAATTCAAGTATTGCATATAAGAGTTACAATAGCCTGATATTAAAATCCTACTAGAATTAATTAAAATCTAGCCGGTGTTATTTAAAATTCATCGGTAACACAACCTTTAGATGCTGATGATACCATACGAGCGTACTTGTATAAGCTTCCTCTTTTTACCTTTAATTCCGGTTGTTTCCATTTCTTCTTTCTTTCCGCTAATTGATCATCCGTTAGGTTAACCGAAATCTCATTTTTCTCAGCATCAATAGTGATAATATCTCCATCTTCTAACAAACCGATTGCTCCACCTTCTTGTGCTTCAGGAGCAACATGACCTACAACGAAACCATGTGTACCACCAGAGAAACGACCATCTGTAATTAAAGCAACATCCTTACCTAGACCAGCACCCATAATAGCAGCAGTAGGCTTCAACATTTCTGGCATACCCGGTCCTCCTTTTGGACCTTCATAACGAATAACCACAACATCACCTTTTTTCACCTCACCTCTACCGATACCGGCATTAGCAAGAAACTCGTCATTATATACTTTAGCCGGACCAGAGAAATACAATCCTTCTTTACCCGTAATTTTAGCAACCGATCCTTCAGTGGCTAGATTACCATAAAGAATACGTAAATGACCAGTTGCCTTAATAGGATTGCTCAAAGGCTTAATAACCTGCTGATGTTCTAATAAACCAGGTACATCAGCTAAATTCTCTGCAATTGTTTTACCGGTAACAGTAAGACAATCGCCATGTAACATATCGTTTTCAAGCATAAACTTCATAACGGCAGGTACACCACCTACACGGTGAACATCTTCCATTAAGAATTTTCCACTTGGTTTTAAATCTGCCAAGAATGGCGTAGTATCACTAATTTTTTGAAAATCATCTAAAGTGAAATCTACATCTGCAGCTTTCGCAATTGCCAAAAAGTGTAAAACTGCATTCGTTGACCCACCCAAAAGTGTTAGCAAGCGAATAGCATTCTCCATTGATTTACGGGTAATGATATCGCTTGGTTTAATATCTTTCTCTAAAAGGTTTCTTAAAGCCTTACCAGAGTTTATAGCATCGTATTGCTTATCTTTTCCAATAGCCGGGTTAGAAGAGTTGTAAGGCAATGCCATACCTAGAGCTTCAATAGCAGATGCCATCGTATTAGCAGTATACATACCACCACAAGCACCTGCACCAGGGCATGCATTCTGAATTACACCTTTATAATCCTCCTCATTCATTGTACCAGCAACCTTCTCGCCCCATGCTTCAAAAGCGGAAACGATATCTAAGGTCTTATCTTTATAACAACCGGAAGCAATAGTACCACCATACACTAAAACTGATGGTCTATTTAAACGAATCATCGCCATAAGTGCACCTGGCATATTTTTATCGCAACCAACAACAGTAACTAAACCATCATAGTTCATTGCTTGTACCACTGTTTCCATAGAATCAGCGATAATATCTCTAGAAGGTAAAGAATAACGCATACCGTAAGTACCCATAGATATACCATCACTTACACCAATAGTATTAAAAACGAGACCAACCAAGCCACTGCCGTTAACACCGACTTTGACCTCTTGAGCCAAGTCATTTAAGTGCATATTACAAGGGTTACCCTCATAACCTGTACTACCAATACCAATTAATGGTTTCTTTAGATCTTCTTCAGTTAAACCGATAGCATAAAGCATTGCTTGTGCCGCTGGTTGTGTTGGATCTTGGGTTACATTCTTACTATGTTTGTTCAACTCCATAATATAATTCTCGTATGCTTATCTTGATTTCTTAAATACTCCTTAATCAAAGATAAAAGTTTATAAAAATTTCTAATTTTAACAATAATGGTCAATACAAATTCACTTTGTCAAAAAACAGCTTAAATACCTCATTTTAAGATATTTAAAACAATGTTTTATACCACATTCAATACTTCAAAACTGTGTGTAATTATCTATAAAACATAAAAAAACCTGCATCAAATATATCTGATACAGGTTTTTCTACATATTGAAAAGCTATATCATCCCAGATTAGG harbors:
- the ilvB gene encoding biosynthetic-type acetolactate synthase large subunit — encoded protein: METVKEKKKGTDSKKTIKISGAEALIHCLLAEGVETMYGYPGGAIMPVYDELYKFQDKLTHILTRHEQGATHAAQGYARVSGKVGVAIATSGPGATNLVTGLADAQIDSTPMVCITGQVTRQLLGTDAFQETDIIGISTPVTKWNYQITEASEIPEVMAKAFYIAKSGRPGPVLIDITKNAQIDAFDFSYEKCTAVRSYKPFPKPKMSAIQAAADLINSAKKPFIVWGQGVILGKAEQELKALVEKAGIPAAWTIMGASALDTSHPLNVGMVGMHGNYGPNVLTNECDLLIAIGMRFDDRVTGNLDYYAKQAKVIHFEIDPAEINKNVHADVAVLGNSKETLGLLLPLVNDNNHDAWHNIFKEKYKIEFDTIINKDIHPTKNGLTMGEVIEEINLASNNKAVIVSDVGQHQMIACRYAKFSQSKSNITSGGLGTMGFALPAAIGAKMGAMEREVVAIIGDGGYQMTIQELGVIFQHKVPVKIVVLNNEHLGMVRQWQELFFEKRYASTVMVNPDFVKIAEGYSIEAKRISERKDLKSTIQEMMASKEAYFLEVKVEQEGNVFPMIPSGASVSDVRLK
- the ilvC gene encoding ketol-acid reductoisomerase, coding for MANYFNTLSLRDKLTQLGKCRFMDSAEFADGVNALKGKKIVIVGCGAQGLNQGLNMRDSGLDISYTLRDAAIKEKRQSFVNASENGFTVGTYQELIPTADVVINLTPDKQHTAVVSAVMPLMKKDATLSYSHGFNIVEEGMQIREDITVIMVAPKCPGSEVREEYKRGFGVPTLIAVHPDNDHQGKGLEQAKAYAVGTGGDRAGVLMSSFVAEVKSDLMGEQTILCGLLQTGSILCFDKMIEKGIDAGYASKLIQYGWETITEGMKYGGITHMMDRLTNPAKVKAFELSEELKDIMRPLFQKHMDDIMTGHFSKTMMEDWANDDKNLLTWRAATGETAFEKTPAGSQEITEQEFYDNGVLMVAMVRAGVELAFEAMTESGIIAESAYYESLHETPLIANTIARKKLFEMNRVISDTAEYGCYLFDHACKPLLTDFMKGIDTDVIGTNFSGNIDNDVDNAQLIAINKALRTHPVEIVGTRLRESMTAMKPIV
- the ilvN gene encoding acetolactate synthase small subunit translates to MENKWFTISVYSENNVGLLNRISGIFLKRHINIESLNVSKSEIDDVSKFTIVAHTTEKWVHNIVGQIEKQIEVIKAYYHTDDETIYQESALFKIASGLLFDERQIQNIIKDNNAQIVTVSRDFFVIAKSGRRNEIEEMYDQLKPYGIMQFVRSGRISVTKDEMKISAILKEF
- a CDS encoding O-methyltransferase, with product MNDTNIQDIPKMHTEITRKSEEIGFTMPSDLYVGSFLKTLIASKPKGRFLEIGTGIGLSLSWMIEGMDADSKLISVDNDPALISIATSYFGNDDRVEVICKDGTDWIKEYSGTKFDLIFADAWPGKYSEIDEVLDLLHVGGFYIIDDMTKQPNWPAGHEDNVIELTAYLEKREDLQLTKMNWSTGLIMAVKK
- the ilvD gene encoding dihydroxy-acid dehydratase — translated: MELNKHSKNVTQDPTQPAAQAMLYAIGLTEEDLKKPLIGIGSTGYEGNPCNMHLNDLAQEVKVGVNGSGLVGLVFNTIGVSDGISMGTYGMRYSLPSRDIIADSMETVVQAMNYDGLVTVVGCDKNMPGALMAMIRLNRPSVLVYGGTIASGCYKDKTLDIVSAFEAWGEKVAGTMNEEDYKGVIQNACPGAGACGGMYTANTMASAIEALGMALPYNSSNPAIGKDKQYDAINSGKALRNLLEKDIKPSDIITRKSMENAIRLLTLLGGSTNAVLHFLAIAKAADVDFTLDDFQKISDTTPFLADLKPSGKFLMEDVHRVGGVPAVMKFMLENDMLHGDCLTVTGKTIAENLADVPGLLEHQQVIKPLSNPIKATGHLRILYGNLATEGSVAKITGKEGLYFSGPAKVYNDEFLANAGIGRGEVKKGDVVVIRYEGPKGGPGMPEMLKPTAAIMGAGLGKDVALITDGRFSGGTHGFVVGHVAPEAQEGGAIGLLEDGDIITIDAEKNEISVNLTDDQLAERKKKWKQPELKVKRGSLYKYARMVSSASKGCVTDEF